In Tachysurus fulvidraco isolate hzauxx_2018 chromosome 9, HZAU_PFXX_2.0, whole genome shotgun sequence, the sequence TcatgaattttgtattctattaatctttatattattctttatattaaccttttgttctatgtttatgttctgtaaagctgctttgagacaacatcaattgtaaaaagcgctatacaaataaacttgtttaAAATGCATTGAAGTAAGTAAGTTCCaggaaaacatattaaatattcactttACGCTCAAAACATATCATCAGCCTACGTTCAACTTCCAAAAGCAGATTTCTCTGACACAGTGTGTATGATAGAAGGGGGTTAGAGGGAGaagaaacagttaaaaaaagggGTGGTTATAAGCTCTATGTCCTTGTGCTgctcctcccctccctccctctccctctccctctccctctccctctccctctcctacacacacagaaccaggAAGTTCATTTCAACAAAAACGAAACTTTGAGTTCAGAAAAATGGCTGAGGCgagtatttcagtagatcagcTTTCAGTGGATCAGTTCatctgtccagtgtgtctggatctcctgaaggaTCCGGTGACTCTAtcctgtggtcacagtttctgtaaggtgtgtattaatgactgctgggatcaggaggatcagaaggacgtctacagctgtcctcagtgcagagacactttcacaccaaggcctgttctacgcagaaacaacatgctggctgaagtggtggagaaactgaagaagaagactgaagttcaagctgcttctcctgatcactgttacactggacctggagatgtggagtgtgatttctgcaccgggagaaaacacaaagccgtcaagtcctgtctggtgtgtgtggctTCGTTTTGTGAAACTCATCTCAAACCTCACTATCAAGTTCCTTCATGGAAAAAGCACAAGTTAGTCGAAGCTTCTGGAAATCtacaagagaagatctgctctgaacatgatGAAGTGTTGAAGATCTTCTGTCGTTCTGACCAAAGCTTCATCTGTTATCTGTGTATGACGGATGAACATAAAAGCCACGACACCGTCTCAGTTAAAGCTTACAGAACTGAGAAAGAGGTGAGAAATACAAGTCTCATCTATTCAGTCAGTTCATACAATTTATATTTCTAATGTAAAGTGGCTGAAGGTTTCCAAGCAGAAGCTACAACTTAGGGTTCATATTAAACTTTTAAGCTTtggatatattattattaaaaaagaaaaaaatcgatACATCTTTTGTTGTTAATTGTGATGTAACCCAAAGGAACCCAAGTATATtcattaaatactaaaatacatTTCCGTGTTTAACTATGAACTTTGTAACAGCCAACATCCAGTGTTCTATTTAATAACGTGCTCCGTAGAACCCGAGTGAACTTTAACCCTTTCTGTGCAGTTAGTGTTCAAACACTGAGCTCATACACTCTGTATAAACTGCTCGTAAAgtttataaacagtgaaatgtcttttatttttcctcagaaTGAGCTACAGGAGGAGCAGCTGAAATTCCAGCAGAGactccaggagaagcagaagaaggtgcaggagctgaaacaggctgtgaacactataaaggtgagcagtgagcagagacagagctgctcctagaaacacacacaacatggacaacatggagacatttagagtcccagtaagagagagaatgagagatgagctttaaatggaccttcatgtgttgtgtgtcttcTAACAGCTCAGTacacagacagcagtggaggacaatgagaggatctttactgagCTGATCAGCttcatggagaaaaagcgctcggaggtgacggagatgatcagagctcaggagaaggctgaactgagtcgagctgaacgactcctggagcaactggagcaggagattgatgatcttcagaggagagtcactgagatggagaagctttcacacacacatgatcacatccatttcctccaggtaacacacacattctgaaacacacacacacacacacacacacacacacacacacacacacacacacacagacacacacacacatcacatccaTTTAATCCAGGTAGCACACACTGTctgaaacatacatacacacacacacacacacacacacacacacacacacacacacaaacatccatttcctccaggtaacacacactgtctgaaacatacacacacacacacacacacacacacacacacacacacacatgatcacatccatttcctccaggtaacCCACACTGTctgaaacatacagtacacacacacacacacacacacacacacacacacacacacacacacacacacacacacacacacacacctgtatatataatgtgtatatttctCCACCTGTCTCCTTCTCTATgttgttcttctttctctctgtagagtttccaGTCTCTTCGTGTCTCTTCTGGACATGACGACACATCCAGCATCACTGTCAgtcaacatctctcatttgatggagtgaagAAATCTCTCTCTGACCTGAAAAAGAGACTCGTGGAAATCTTCCAGGAGGAATTCATCAACATCCCTGGACGTGGTGAGAGAAATGGTCCTGATAATGTgttgtctaaaataaaacactgattaaatatCAGACAGAAATTCTGTCACTTTAAATTGTTTCAGTCTTTTTTACGGCACCTGATTTTTCCATCtccattttgtttctgtgtctccACAGCTGCAGAACTTCAGATAATTTTACCCTCAGAACCAAAGAGTAGAGATGATTTTCTGCACTgtatgtgtaacacacacacacacacacacacacacacacacacacacacacacacacacacacacacacacacacacacacaatcatacacacacacacacacgcacacacacaaacatacacacaaacatacacacagacacacacacacacacagacacacacacatacacacacacacacacacacacacaaacatacacacacacacgcacacacacaaacatacacacacacacgcacacacacaaacatacacacacacacgcacacacacaaacatacacacagacacacacacacacacagacacacacacatacacacacacacacacacacacacaaacatacacacacacacgcacacacacaaacatacacacagacacacacacacacacagacacacacacatacacacacacacacacacacacacacacacacaaacatacacacagacacacacacacacacacacacacacatacacacacacacacacacaaacatacacacacacacacacacacacacacacacacacacagacacacacacatacacacacacacacacacacacacacaaacatacacacagacacacagacacacacacatacacacacacacacacacacacacacacacacacacacacacacacacacacaaacatacacacacacacgcacacacacaaacatacacacacacacgcacacacacacacacacaaacatacacacacacgcacacacacaaacatacacacagacacacacacacacaaacatacacatacacacactcacacacacaaacatacacacagacacacacacacacacacagacacacacacatacacacacacacacacacacacacacacaaacatacacacagatacacacacacacacacacacacacatacacacacaatcatacacacacacacacgcacacacacaaacatacacacagacacacacacacacacacacagacacacacacatacacacacacacacacacacatacacacacacacacacacacacgcacacacacaaacatacacacacacacacacacacacacacacacacacaatcatacacacacacacacacgcacacacacaaacatacacacagacacacacagacacacacacatacacacacacacacacacacacacacacacacatacacacacacacgcacacacacaaacatacacacacacgcgcacacacaaacatacacacagacacacacacacacacacagacacacacacatacacacacacacacacacacacatacacacacacacgcacacacacaaacatacacacacacacgcacacacacaaacatacacacagacacacacacacacacagacacacacacatacacacacacacacacacacacacacacacacacacacacacacacacacacacctttaaattaaatgaattaaacccaacatgttcacattgttcagtttgtttttctcttttattttagatttctgttctctgactcTGGATCCCAACACGACACATCGTAacctcattctgtctgagaagaacagagcaGTGACACTCAGTAAGAGAGAGCAGCagtactctgatcatccagagagatttaaCTCCTTGTggcaggtgttgtgtaaggagagtgtgtgtggacgctgttactgggaggtggagtggagcggtggtggtgtgtgcatatcagtctcatataaagacatcaggaggaaaggaaataataatGAGTGTGAGTTTGGAGGCAACAAACAGTCCTGGTGTCTGTATTGTtgtatttttccttcttctctgtatttctgtcaCAACAACATTAAGACTGATC encodes:
- the LOC113658641 gene encoding tripartite motif-containing protein 16-like isoform X2; protein product: MAEASISVDQLSVDQFICPVCLDLLKDPVTLSCGHSFCKVCINDCWDQEDQKDVYSCPQCRDTFTPRPVLRRNNMLAEVVEKLKKKTEVQAASPDHCYTGPGDVECDFCTGRKHKAVKSCLVCVASFCETHLKPHYQVPSWKKHKLVEASGNLQEKICSEHDEVLKIFCRSDQSFICYLCMTDEHKSHDTVSVKAYRTEKENELQEEQLKFQQRLQEKQKKVQELKQAVNTIKLSTQTAVEDNERIFTELISFMEKKRSEVTEMIRAQEKAELSRAERLLEQLEQEIDDLQRRVTEMEKLSHTHDHIHFLQSFQSLRVSSGHDDTSSITVSQHLSFDGVKKSLSDLKKRLVEIFQEEFINIPGRAAELQIILPSEPKSRDDFLHYFCSLTLDPNTTHRNLILSEKNRAVTLSKREQQYSDHPERFNSLWQVLCKESVCGRCYWEVEWSGGGVCISVSYKDIRRKGNNNECEFGGNKQSWCLYCCIFPSSLYFCHNNIKTDLRVPSPPRIGVYVDHSAGTLSFYSVSDTMKLLHRVHTTFTQPLYAGFGLCYGTSVKLCDPK
- the LOC113658641 gene encoding tripartite motif-containing protein 16-like isoform X1; amino-acid sequence: MAEASISVDQLSVDQFICPVCLDLLKDPVTLSCGHSFCKVCINDCWDQEDQKDVYSCPQCRDTFTPRPVLRRNNMLAEVVEKLKKKTEVQAASPDHCYTGPGDVECDFCTGRKHKAVKSCLVCVASFCETHLKPHYQVPSWKKHKLVEASGNLQEKICSEHDEVLKIFCRSDQSFICYLCMTDEHKSHDTVSVKAYRTEKENELQEEQLKFQQRLQEKQKKVQELKQAVNTIKLSTQTAVEDNERIFTELISFMEKKRSEVTEMIRAQEKAELSRAERLLEQLEQEIDDLQRRVTEMEKLSHTHDHIHFLQSFQSLRVSSGHDDTSSITVSQHLSFDGVKKSLSDLKKRLVEIFQEEFINIPGRGERNAAELQIILPSEPKSRDDFLHYFCSLTLDPNTTHRNLILSEKNRAVTLSKREQQYSDHPERFNSLWQVLCKESVCGRCYWEVEWSGGGVCISVSYKDIRRKGNNNECEFGGNKQSWCLYCCIFPSSLYFCHNNIKTDLRVPSPPRIGVYVDHSAGTLSFYSVSDTMKLLHRVHTTFTQPLYAGFGLCYGTSVKLCDPK